The DNA segment CGGAAAGAATTTTTTCGGCCCTATCGCAGCTTATACCGAACACATTCTTTTCCGAAGTTTATCCCGATGGTATCGGGACTCCGTTCGCCTTGCTCTCGGGTTGCTCGCTATGCGTTTTCGACGGACTCGGCTGCGAGGGACCTTTTTTTTCAGTCCGTTTGTTGTTCATTCAGGATTGTTTGCCTTCTGTATATACCTTTCGTTTTAAACCACACAGATCCTTTCTATGTCGGCCAAAAGCAGCAGCACTATCGTCCTTGGCGGACACAAGCATCGCTACCTTGATACAGGTGACTCCTCAAAACCCATGCTGCTTCTGCTGCACGGCATTTCCTGTTCCCTGGACTTTTTTGAACAGACAATCCCTTTACTTTCCCGTTCTTTCAGAGTCCTTGCGTTTGACCTGTTGGGATTTGGAGGATCGGCCAAACCGAAAAAGGCTCCATACTCCCTCAACCTCTATTCATCGCTGATCATTGAGTTTTTGGCCAAAACCCGTAACAACGAAAATGAAAAAACATTTGCCGTCGGTCATTCAATGGGTGGCAAATACCTGCTGTCAACCGCCCTCCTTTATCCGGATAGCTTCGACAAGCTGGTTCTGAGCAACACTGACGGCTTTATCGAGCAACCCGGCTGGGTTAGAGGCATAAGCCTGCCGGGTATAAAACAGGTTCTGAAAAAGGTTTTTTCCAGTAAGTTGGTTTCTTCAAAAGTGTTCAATACAGCATTTCACAACCCCAAACGGGTAAACAATGTCTCATATAAAAAAAACCTCGCTGTTTCAAGAGATAAAGATGCAATAGAAACAGTTATGGCCCTGAACAGAAATCACAAACAGCTCGACTTTTCAAAAACAGGACTTCGACAGCAACTCGATCGGCTCGATATTCCGGTTCTGATTTTATGGGGGGACCATGATCTGTATATTTCACCATCCATCGCCAGGATAGTACACAACGAAATCCCTGGTTCGGAACTGTATATTTTCAAAAACTGCGGTCACTCTCCCATGCTTGAATATCCAGAATCATTCAGCAATAAAGTTGTCCGCTTTCTCCTCAACGACGAACAATAATCCTTTGCAATGCTCATTACTTTCGAAGGCATCGATGGCGCAGGAAAGTCAACGCAGGTAAAAAAGCTCAAAAAATTCCTTATGGAAAAAGGCCACGAGGTGCTTACCCTAAGGGAACCTGGCGGCACTATCGTTGCCGAAAAAATCCGAGATCTTCTGCTTGCAAGCAAGCACGATATCACACCGATCGGAGAACTGCTGCTTTTTTCCGCAAGCCGTGCGGAACTGGTACAGAACATCATAGTACCCGAACTTCAGCAAAACAGAATTGTTATTCTGGACCGTTTTTACGATTCAACCACTGCATATCAAGGTTACGGACGCGGTTTGGATCTCGAAACGCTTCGTCAGATAAACGCTATATCTTCTTTCGGCCTTAAACCCGACGTCACTTTCTTTCTCGACATTTCACCTGAAGACGCCCTTATCAGAAAGTTTTCTGAAAAGTCAATCCCTCTTGCCTTCGAACAAAGTGAACTCGACCGAATGGAAAGCTCAGGGCTCGCATTTTATCAGCGGGTAAGAGAGGGCTATATGAAACTTGTCGAGACCAATGAACGTTTCATACTACTGGATGCCGGTGATGAACCCCAGGAAATCCACAACAAAATCATACAAAAACTGGCGCCCTTTTGCAGCAACAAACAGAAGAAACCGATGCAGTCAGAAAAACGCGAAAAGTTTTGAGCGATCAGTAGCAGCCGGATAAGAAGTTTAAAACCGGTTTTGCACTCCAACGTTACTTTTTCGCAAAAACTGAATCCATTAAAGAGATCTTTTATTAGATTGTTAGTCTTATTTTTGTAAAAACATTGCTTCGGCAACCGGAACTCATGCAACAACTGATTCTGAAAGAAAAGAAACTCGAGACATGTACGTCACCCATCACTCTTCAGGACATACGAACGCTTAAGGAACTTTACCAGCTCAAATCCGAAACCCGTGACCTGCGCCAGCCCATAGTGCGCAACATCATGAAGCAGAGGGTTGTTGGCCAGCAATGCATTGAGTCCCTGAAAAACGCCCTTTATTCACTCGAAACAATTCATATTGACGACTATACGGGACAGAGAGTCTTGCGGCTTGACGGCAGGAAACAGATCGAGGTCGACTTGACTTATGAGATCAGAGAGTTGAAAAAAGACATATACTACCTTGAATATGGTGAAGATCACTTTATCAATTATTTAGCAAAATTCATACCCGATTTTCGCAAATATGTGAACGAAGGCATCAAGAAACTTCGAGGCAAATCATTCAACGCATTTATTACAGATCGCGACGGAACAACGAATAACTACTGTGGCAGATACCGCTCATCCGTCCAGCCGATTTACAACTCGGTATTCCTGTCGAGATTCGCAAAAAATTGTTGCCGCTATCCGATCTTCATCACCTCGGCACCGCTCAAAGATTTCGGGATTCTCAATGTATCGATAAATCCCAGCGACATTTTTTTCTATGCCGGCTCGAAAGGCAGAGAGTTCATCGACCCTGAGGGAGAATTTCATAGTTACCCTATCGATGAACACAAGCAGGAACTTATACACCTGCTCAATGAAAGAATGCGTCAGTTGCTCGAGGATCCGTGTCTTGAAAAATTTAATTTTATCGGTTCGGCCCTGCAGTTCAAGTTTGGCCAAACAACTATCGCCCGGCAAGATATCACCTGCTCGATCAATCCAGAAGAATCAACGGCTCTTCTTGAAAAGGTCGAAAGCATTGTTAAAGAGATCGATCCTGAGTGCAGGAATTTCCGGATTGAAGATACCGGCCTCGACATCGAGATAATCCTCACTATCGACCAGAAAAAGGATAATTCAGTAAAAGATTTTGACAAGGGCGACGGACTTGAGTTTATCTGCAATAAAATAGACATCGACACGGAATGCGGTCCAAACCTGGTATGCGGCGACACTGCCTCAGACATCCCTATGCTTAAAAAAGCCGTTGAGTTATGCGATGACGTATGGGCCATTTTTGTCACCCGGGATGAAAATCTGGCAAAAGAAGTGCAGCAGATTTGTCCCAAGAGCATGATCGTACCATCGCCGGACATTCTTCTTACCATTCTGGGGCTGCTTTCCTTGTAATAGCTGTTTTATTTTCACAAAATTTCAATAACTGGTTTCATACTAATACTATGCTTACAGGTGTCATTTTCGATTTGGACGGAGTTGTGACAGGAACCGCAAAAATTCACAGCCTCGCCTGGGAATCGATGTTCAACGAATTTCTTAAAGAATACGCGGAAGCAAACAATGAACCTTTCGTGCCGTTCGATCCCGGCCTTGACTATTTGAACTATGTCGACGGCAAACCTCGTATGGAAGGTGTCAGAAGTTTTCTTGAATCCCGTGAGATTGAACTTCCTTTTGGCGAAATCGACGATGTACCGGAAATGCCCACGGTTTGCGGTCTTGGAAATCGTAAAAACCAGGTTTTCACTGAAATCCTCATCAAAGAAGGCCCCGAGGTATTTCAAAGCACCGTTGACTTCATACATGAACTGAAATCGAGAGGGGTACGCATCGGAATCGCATCTTCCAGCAGAAACTGTAAACTCATTCTCGAACTTGCAAAACTCGAGCACCTTTTTGAAACCAGAGTGGATGGTGAAGTTTCTCTTGAACTAAAACTCAAAGGCAAACCAAATCCCGATATTTTTACAACAGCTGCCGACAATCTCGGCCTTCATCCCCATGATTGCGTTGTCGTAGAGGACGCCATTTCCGGAGTTCAGGCAGGATCTGCCGGAAATTTCGGCCTGGTACTCGGTATCGCCCGTGAAATCGAAGGAATGAAACTTCAGGAAGAAGGGGCGGATATCGTTGTCAGAGACCTTGGCGAAATCAGTGTCGACGAAGTTTTTGAATGGTTCGAAACAGATCTGATTGAAGATGGCTGGAATCTTCGTTATGCAACATTCAAACCCGAAGAGGAAAAGTTACGGGAAACACTGACTGCCATTGGTAACGGCTATCTTGGAACAAGAGGCGCATACGAAGGATCCAGAGCCTCTCTCCATCATTACCCGGGAACGTATCTTGCAGGCGTATTCAACAAAATTCCCTCGGAAGTACATGGAGAAACCATTTATAATAACGATTTCGTCAACTGCCCCAACTGGCTTCCGATAGAATTCAGAATATGCTGTGGCGATTTCATAGATCCTTTTGAGCAGAAAATTCTGAGTTACCGACAGGATCTCGATTTCAAAAACGCCGTCATGAACCGTGAGATCGTTATCCAGGACAACCTCGGCAGGGTAACCCGAATATCGAGCAGACGGTTTGCAAGCATGGATAATCCCCATCTTTGTGCCCAGCAATTCTCTTTTCTCCCGATCAATTACACAGGCGATATCGAATTCAGAACCGCTATCGATGGGACTATCGAAAACAAAGGTGTTGCAAGATACAGTGCTCTTGCATCAGACCATCTCGAACATGTCGATAGCGGAACTTCGGATGAAGGAATATTTCTGCATGTACAGACAAACAGCTCTCATTACCAGATAGTGACCCATGCAAAAAGCCGTGTAACGGTATCCGGTTCACCGGTAACAGCTGAAAAAAACATTGAATCATCTCCACGATATATCGCAGAACTTTTCAAAGTACCGCTCGAAAGCGGTCAGGAGTGTACGATAGAAAAAATCGTAACCTATCATACCTCCCTCGATAACGACCATGACGACCCGAAAGCAGCAGGTGATAAAACCATATGCGAAGCTCGAAGTTTTACCGAACTGCTCGAAGCCCATTCTTCAGCGTGGGAAAAAATATGGGATAAAAGCAACATTTCCATCGATGGCGACCGTTTCAGCCAGAAAGCACTTCGCTTTCATACCTATCATCTTCTGGGAACCGCTTCACCGCACAATCCATCCATCGATGCCGGTATGCCGGCAAGAGGCCTGAATGGAGAAGCGTATCGAGGCCACATCTTCTGGGATGAAATCTACATCCTTCCGTTCTTCATCCACCATTTCCCCGATATAGCCAAGGCCCTCTTGATGTATCGTTACAACAGGCTCGATGCGGCAAGAGCATATGCGCGGGAAAACGGATTCAATGGTGCCATGTTCCCTTGGCAAACAGCCGATGACGGCAGCGAGGAAACCCAGATTGTCCATTACAACCCTCAAAGCGGCACGTGGGGCCCGGACCTGAGCCGAAACCAGAGACATGTCTCAATCGCAGTGTTTTATAATACATGGCGTTACGCTCATGAAACCGAAGACATCCTTTTTCTGGAAGAATACGGTGCTGAAATGCTGTTTGAAATCGCCCGTTTTTGGGCCGGTATCGCAAGACACCTCCCCGATACCAACCAGTATCATATTGAAGGTGTCATGGGGCCGGATGAGTTTCACGAAAAACTCCCGGAAAGCCACAAAGAAGGCTTGAAAGATAACGCCTACACAAACATTATGACAGCCTGGCTTCTCGAAAAAGCCGTTGAACTTTCCGAAACACTCGACCCGTCGGTGATGGACAAGCTCGTTACCAATATCAATCTCGGGTACGACGAAATCGAGGAGTGGAAAAAGATATGCAGTAACATGCACATCATTGTTACAAAAGACGGAATACTCGAACAATTCGACGGTTATATGGACCTCAAGGAACTCGACTGGGATCAATACAGGAAAAAATACGGCAACATTCACCGTATGGACAGAATCCTCAAAGCCGAAGGCGACTCACCGGACAACTACAAGGTCGCCAAGCAAGCCGACGTACTGATGACATTCTACGCGCTTTCCCCGATTGAGGTGAAACATATCCTTGAAAACAACGGGCACCATATCCACGATGCCATCAAGATGGTAAGAGACAACTATGCATATTACGAACCTCGTACCAGCCATGGTTCGACACTCAGCAAGGTTGTTCATGCCATCATATCAAGCTATCTCCATGACGGGCATGAAACAGCATGGCGCTGGTTCAGCGAATCATTGAAAAGCGATATCGAAGATACACAAGGAGGAACAACCCAGGAAGGAATTCATTGTGGTGTAATGGGAGGAACCCTTGACACGGCCACTCGATATTTTGCCGGAATTTCCTTTACCGACGACATGCTCAATGTTCACCCCAACCTTCCTGAACATTGGAGATCGCTGGATCTCAAGATCTGTTTCCGTAACAGCTGGTATCATTTGACCATCGCCCCCCAAACCATTACCGTACAGCTTCTGGAAAGCCAAGAAGAAAGCGTTTCTGCAACTATTGCCGGCCATAAGGTAACAATAGCCAAAGGAGAAAAAGCATCCAGAAATTGCTGACTCCATCCAGTAAAAAATAGGGATTCTCGACTTCTATCTTTCAGAGTCGAGAATCTTCTATTGATTTCTACAGTTTGTTTTTTTGTTGGGAAACGGTATATAGTAAAACGTTATTTTCCCATATTCTTGACCCATTGTCCATTACGTTATGCGGCTTTCAAATTTTCGATACAGCTTACCGAAGACCCGAATCGCTGACCGTCCGGTCGCCGACCGCGACACCTGCAAGCTTATGGTGCTGAACCGTAGAAAAAAAGAAATCGATCATAAAGTTTTTTCCGATATCGTTTCTTATTTCAAAAAAGGCGATCTCCTCGTTCTGAACAACAGCAGGGTTTTTCCTGCAAAAATCTTCGGCCAGAAAGAAAAAACCGATGCAAAAATCGAAGTCTTTCTTTTACGCGAACTGAACAAGGAAGCCGGTTTGTGGGATGTTCTTGTAGACCCGGCCAGAAAAGTACGTGTCGGTAACAAGATATATTTTCAAGACGACGTTGTCGCTGAAGTCGTTGACAATACAACATCCAGGGGCCGTACCATACGATTTCTCAATCCTGAAATAGATGTTTTCGAACTGGTGGAAAAAATCGGAACCGTTCCGCTCCCGCCCTATTTTACAAGAAAGCCGGATGAATCCGATCGCAAAGACTACCAAACTGTCTATGCATCTCAAACAGGCGCAGTGGTTGCTCCAATGGCCGGTCTCCACTTCACGATGCCGCTGCTTGAAGAAATAAAGAAAAAAGGGGTCAAAATACTCCCGTTAACCCTTCACCCAAGCCTCAGTTCGTTCAACGCCATCGAGGTAGAGGATGTTTCCAAGCACAAGATGGACTCCGAGTACTTCAACATTCCCTACCAGACAGCAATGGAAATCAACGAGACCAAGCTCAACAAGACAGGAAGGGTTATCGCCGTAGGGACAACAACTTGCAGGGTACTTGAAGCCAATGCGACAGTCGAAGGAAAAATAAAATTCGGCCAGGGCTGGACGGACAAATTCATCTATCCTCCCTACCAGTTCAAGGTTACCGATGCACTTGTCACTAATTTTCAGCAGCCTGAAACAACGCTGCTTATGATGGTCAGTGCATTTGCCGAATACCGTTTGCTGATGGATGCTTATAAAAAAGCCCTGAAAAGCGATTATCACTTTCTGGCATATGGTGATGCAATGTTTATTCATTAATCGACCCATCGGACGTTTCAAACAAACCAAGGCACTATGAGTTCATATGCCATTATCGCAGCGAGCGGTGTCGGAAAACGCATGAAACTGCAAGAAGGCCAAAGCAAGCAATTGCTTGAAATCGGAGGATACCCTGTCATTTACCACACACTCTCTGCATTTGAGCAGGCAGCTTCCATCGATGCTGTTTTTATCGCCACAAAGCCTGAAAGCATCGGAATATTGGAAAGCATGAAAAAAAAGTACGGCTTCTCCAAAATAGAGTCCATAATACCGGGAGGCAAAGAACGCCAGGACTCTATTTACAACTGTATCGACCTTATAGAAAAACATATAGCCACAACCGGCGTATTACCGGAAGCCATCCTGGTTCATGACGGAGCAAGGCCGTTTATTCAGTCCTGGGAAATCGATGATATTGTATCTCTTTCAATGCGATACGGAGCTTGCGTACCAGCCACGAAACCAAAAGATACAATCAAGTACATAGCGGAAAATTCTGATTTTTTCGGCGAAACGCTTGACCGAAGCCGCTTGCTCCAGGTACAGACACCGCAAGGATTCGCCTCGAAAACTCTTATCCAGGCCCATAAACACGCCAGATTAGAGCAGTGCTACGCAACAGATGATGCTGCCCTTGTGGAAAAATTTTTCCCTGAACAGAACATAAAAATCTACGAGACGGGATATCATAACATCAAAATCACCACTCCGGAAGATATCCACCTTGCCGAGGCTATCTATGCGAAGCTGCTGTTACAGCAAGAAACACAATCACTCGAAAAAAACTGAAACAACAAAAAAACATTGCGTTATAGCCTGACTGTTTGTATATTAGCAGCCCTGTGATTGGTGAGGTAGCTCAGTTGGTAAGAGCGCAGGATTCATAACCCTGAGGTCGAGGGTTCAACTCCCTCCCTCACCACCATTGTAGAGTTGTTGAATCACATCAGTGAGCGGTCTTCGGTTGGCATTCGGCATTCCCGCCTTTTTTCACTTTTGCCCTTTGCCTTTTTTTGACTTTTCTTCCTATGCGGGTGTAACTCAGTTGGTAGAGTGTTTGCTTCCCAAGCAAAATGTCGCGAGTTCGAGTCTCGTCACCCGCTCAACCGCAAATCCCGCATGCCGGAACGTTAGCCCGGCCAAACCTTTTTTCTTCTATGAACGATTCTTCAATTTT comes from the Prosthecochloris marina genome and includes:
- a CDS encoding beta-phosphoglucomutase family hydrolase, whose amino-acid sequence is MLTGVIFDLDGVVTGTAKIHSLAWESMFNEFLKEYAEANNEPFVPFDPGLDYLNYVDGKPRMEGVRSFLESREIELPFGEIDDVPEMPTVCGLGNRKNQVFTEILIKEGPEVFQSTVDFIHELKSRGVRIGIASSSRNCKLILELAKLEHLFETRVDGEVSLELKLKGKPNPDIFTTAADNLGLHPHDCVVVEDAISGVQAGSAGNFGLVLGIAREIEGMKLQEEGADIVVRDLGEISVDEVFEWFETDLIEDGWNLRYATFKPEEEKLRETLTAIGNGYLGTRGAYEGSRASLHHYPGTYLAGVFNKIPSEVHGETIYNNDFVNCPNWLPIEFRICCGDFIDPFEQKILSYRQDLDFKNAVMNREIVIQDNLGRVTRISSRRFASMDNPHLCAQQFSFLPINYTGDIEFRTAIDGTIENKGVARYSALASDHLEHVDSGTSDEGIFLHVQTNSSHYQIVTHAKSRVTVSGSPVTAEKNIESSPRYIAELFKVPLESGQECTIEKIVTYHTSLDNDHDDPKAAGDKTICEARSFTELLEAHSSAWEKIWDKSNISIDGDRFSQKALRFHTYHLLGTASPHNPSIDAGMPARGLNGEAYRGHIFWDEIYILPFFIHHFPDIAKALLMYRYNRLDAARAYARENGFNGAMFPWQTADDGSEETQIVHYNPQSGTWGPDLSRNQRHVSIAVFYNTWRYAHETEDILFLEEYGAEMLFEIARFWAGIARHLPDTNQYHIEGVMGPDEFHEKLPESHKEGLKDNAYTNIMTAWLLEKAVELSETLDPSVMDKLVTNINLGYDEIEEWKKICSNMHIIVTKDGILEQFDGYMDLKELDWDQYRKKYGNIHRMDRILKAEGDSPDNYKVAKQADVLMTFYALSPIEVKHILENNGHHIHDAIKMVRDNYAYYEPRTSHGSTLSKVVHAIISSYLHDGHETAWRWFSESLKSDIEDTQGGTTQEGIHCGVMGGTLDTATRYFAGISFTDDMLNVHPNLPEHWRSLDLKICFRNSWYHLTIAPQTITVQLLESQEESVSATIAGHKVTIAKGEKASRNC
- the queA gene encoding tRNA preQ1(34) S-adenosylmethionine ribosyltransferase-isomerase QueA is translated as MRLSNFRYSLPKTRIADRPVADRDTCKLMVLNRRKKEIDHKVFSDIVSYFKKGDLLVLNNSRVFPAKIFGQKEKTDAKIEVFLLRELNKEAGLWDVLVDPARKVRVGNKIYFQDDVVAEVVDNTTSRGRTIRFLNPEIDVFELVEKIGTVPLPPYFTRKPDESDRKDYQTVYASQTGAVVAPMAGLHFTMPLLEEIKKKGVKILPLTLHPSLSSFNAIEVEDVSKHKMDSEYFNIPYQTAMEINETKLNKTGRVIAVGTTTCRVLEANATVEGKIKFGQGWTDKFIYPPYQFKVTDALVTNFQQPETTLLMMVSAFAEYRLLMDAYKKALKSDYHFLAYGDAMFIH
- the ispD gene encoding 2-C-methyl-D-erythritol 4-phosphate cytidylyltransferase, with product MSSYAIIAASGVGKRMKLQEGQSKQLLEIGGYPVIYHTLSAFEQAASIDAVFIATKPESIGILESMKKKYGFSKIESIIPGGKERQDSIYNCIDLIEKHIATTGVLPEAILVHDGARPFIQSWEIDDIVSLSMRYGACVPATKPKDTIKYIAENSDFFGETLDRSRLLQVQTPQGFASKTLIQAHKHARLEQCYATDDAALVEKFFPEQNIKIYETGYHNIKITTPEDIHLAEAIYAKLLLQQETQSLEKN
- a CDS encoding trehalose 6-phosphate synthase; protein product: MQQLILKEKKLETCTSPITLQDIRTLKELYQLKSETRDLRQPIVRNIMKQRVVGQQCIESLKNALYSLETIHIDDYTGQRVLRLDGRKQIEVDLTYEIRELKKDIYYLEYGEDHFINYLAKFIPDFRKYVNEGIKKLRGKSFNAFITDRDGTTNNYCGRYRSSVQPIYNSVFLSRFAKNCCRYPIFITSAPLKDFGILNVSINPSDIFFYAGSKGREFIDPEGEFHSYPIDEHKQELIHLLNERMRQLLEDPCLEKFNFIGSALQFKFGQTTIARQDITCSINPEESTALLEKVESIVKEIDPECRNFRIEDTGLDIEIILTIDQKKDNSVKDFDKGDGLEFICNKIDIDTECGPNLVCGDTASDIPMLKKAVELCDDVWAIFVTRDENLAKEVQQICPKSMIVPSPDILLTILGLLSL
- the tmk gene encoding dTMP kinase gives rise to the protein MLITFEGIDGAGKSTQVKKLKKFLMEKGHEVLTLREPGGTIVAEKIRDLLLASKHDITPIGELLLFSASRAELVQNIIVPELQQNRIVILDRFYDSTTAYQGYGRGLDLETLRQINAISSFGLKPDVTFFLDISPEDALIRKFSEKSIPLAFEQSELDRMESSGLAFYQRVREGYMKLVETNERFILLDAGDEPQEIHNKIIQKLAPFCSNKQKKPMQSEKREKF
- a CDS encoding alpha/beta fold hydrolase, whose protein sequence is MSAKSSSTIVLGGHKHRYLDTGDSSKPMLLLLHGISCSLDFFEQTIPLLSRSFRVLAFDLLGFGGSAKPKKAPYSLNLYSSLIIEFLAKTRNNENEKTFAVGHSMGGKYLLSTALLYPDSFDKLVLSNTDGFIEQPGWVRGISLPGIKQVLKKVFSSKLVSSKVFNTAFHNPKRVNNVSYKKNLAVSRDKDAIETVMALNRNHKQLDFSKTGLRQQLDRLDIPVLILWGDHDLYISPSIARIVHNEIPGSELYIFKNCGHSPMLEYPESFSNKVVRFLLNDEQ